From one Babesia bovis T2Bo chromosome 3, whole genome shotgun sequence genomic stretch:
- a CDS encoding PHD-zinc-finger like domain family protein, which yields MQGNVSSHHSDGYPDDSPWDNRSVAGQSSAPTDYISALEHYGSLGSASECSRCDLQTRPSFGSNAVMSDVWDLCNSSFDGGVYQTYDPAQSAFDLNVLNCSGIFRQHDERVVLPVDERCDACLGTLDTNVWVCSCCRISVHGLCYIPYDTHLEHLQRTGVSAFGRSADASNKSRDNRLSDSDGALKESVLRFDFVCDVCADKSLKQRPKCALCGLSDGAMRYSTSDSVWVHCSCVVFAPSESNLKFKYPISMLEPQGVEEALESCSNDKDAGNKCDACGNSYGILRPCAFTRCSRNLHPRCALFCNGYQGTAFSDHVYYKTDERPQYIGFTGAFCNRHATWEFVSAGLQMHIRRSHVIREENASSYCRYQNEVANILRMTSAVTASAMMADGGAPTDAAATNLDMHIEPCVALPSEIEFHVGADAEPDEHSLDEWRQYFLEPRDTEACDSEVPQLIPTVTDEIDINMEINTNVEYDVLPVVEMHTGQGDMGADSNNSQFRGQRMIWQKSDVFRPIPYGPASDILMENQDQPTRKRSLEECPNLETTVLAGSDFLEPRDLSDMFLQQILYSCGGIVALLDAVKQNLDREVQGNGKSASDKKYARFHILVDTGRTAGFVVLRISKWLLEVIHDDHVLAQRSDKAPVSAVSIALDEEVRHFLSHVNAESNRNVSSAHSYFGNTLTRNVDLMSGFGEYGLKEDIRSLHAAANVSYSDADTLRLRKKLVKRAKNEQSLKSVELEDFIILSPLESELLRRCAFEMSHVNDTNIKLAVVKHTMEASDDIPSLLMVDWNSILSKIKASAAVTHSKNGQKGSNSKSTQTNVKNERPVNKTPVTPKSQQPSLEQSNSLGNLPPVPMVHLGKHTWPVVDDMNFVKGQKEITERDLTVVSSQLRTIRENIRENVLELNARLPTINERHGYADTLLEQYESTERWATVVNNFCKGLNDSTDNKTPTIYTHKSAAPVVLATSASEARAAAMKAEGIAEGAYCSVCFINTGNNLNPILTCSRCFMSAHRNCYGVSRNMKPAYAVDYVCRRCEYERRGMGSHWQTAFRSCSVVCAICGRGGGALKRCETDEWAHVFCLLALLPETRCINFVHMEPWSIQGIAAWRRDVICTVCGVDWGYVMGCSDCSAAAHPLCAWLHGFKFMPSAAMVYRAYLSRGHGLTRDLRVRLQCNGHDPERQWHVFISTRNKRFVNRDSAAYLFEGRDKRKKSRALVIEGMASMESLDLVDIRSTLCDTKQFMTDRRCAVCFGGGGTIATCSHCDRMAHYSCYVENDRDSITTDLGWGPLEFICDPCRNNDEEALCGICSQNVGLLKQVPTENNQRLYIHTICGVCFPRVLVSLYRGIPVDTTDTLPCTVCNSVDGMLLQCCQEGCSTMFHAYCGLESRYVVEAHCIDISRGPQYVAFCQQHALVSRSVGTNLKLLLRLRIYLQMLRALTTDMASQDAVVRAWRRKRQELLNLECPLTALINTRFDNSHE from the coding sequence ATGCAGGGCAATGTTTCATCGCATCATTCAGATGGCTATCCTGATGATAGTCCCTGGGATAACCGGTCGGTAGCTGGGCAGAGCTCAGCTCCTACAGACTACATCTCTGCTTTGGAACACTATGGCAGCCTTGGAAGCGCATCAGAATGTTCACGATGTGACCTACAAACACGTCCTTCATTTGGCAGCAATGCAGTTATGAGTGATGTTTGGGATCTATGCAATTCTAGTTTCGATGGAGGTGTCTACCAGACCTATGATCCTGCACAGTCAGCATTTGACTTGAATGTTCTCAATTGTTCCGGTATATTTAGGCAACATGACGAGCGTGTAGTACTACCTGTGGATGAGCGTTGTGATGCATGTCTGGGAACTCTGGATACCAACGTATGGGTATGTTCATGTTGCCGGATCAGCGTTCACGGTCTGTGCTACATACCTTATGATACCCATCTAGAACATCTGCAGCGCACAGGAGTTTCAGCGTTTGGGAGATCCGCTGATGCTAGTAATAAGAGTCGCGACAACCGTTTGAGCGACTCGGACGGCGCACTAAAAGAGAGTGTATTACGTTTTGATTTTGTATGTGATGTATGTGCTGATAAAAGTTTAAAGCAGCGTCCAAAATGCGCTTTGTGTGGACTTTCAGATGGCGCTATGCGTTATAGCACCTCTGATAGTGTTTGGGTACACTGCAGTTGTGTAGTATTTGCACCAAGTGAAAGTAATCTTAAATTTAAGTATCCTATAAGTATGCTCGAACCTCAAGGTGTCGAAGAAGCACTTGAAAGTTGTTCCAATGATAAAGATGCAGGAAATAAATGCGATGCTTGTGGTAATTCATACGGTATTTTGCGTCCGTGTGCATTCACACGGTGCTCGCGCAATCTACACCCTAGATGTGCTTTGTTCTGTAATGGTTACCAGGGCACTGCATTTTCAGATCATGTCTACTACAAGACGGACGAACGTCCTCAATACATCGGATTCACTGGAGCCTTTTGTAATCGACATGCCACGTGGGAGTTTGTTAGTGCAGGATTGCAAATGCATATAAGGCGTTCACACGTTATCCGTGAGGAGAACGCCAGCAGCTATTGCCGTTACCAGAATGAAGTGGCCAATATTCTACGTATGACTTCAGCAGTCACTGCTTCAGCAATGATGGCCGATGGCGGAGCTCCCACGGACGCTGCAGCTACGAACCTTGATATGCACATCGAACCCTGTGTAGCATTGCCCTCTGAAATTGAATTCCATGTGGGCGCCGATGCAGAACCAGATGAACACAGCTTGGACGAATGGCGCCAGTACTTTTTGGAGCCTCGAGATACAGAAGCATGCGACTCTGAGGTACCCCAACTAATACCAACTGTGACTGATGAAATTGACATTAATATGGAAATCAATACTAACGTGGAGTATGATGTTCTACCAGTAGTAGAGATGCATACAGGTCAGGGTGACATGGGTGCAGACAGCAACAACTCCCAATTCCGTGGTCAAAGAATGATATGGCAGAAATCCGATGTATTCAGACCTATACCGTATGGACCTGCTTCAGACATTTTAATGGAGAACCAAGATCAACCAACACGCAAGCGTAGTCTAGAGGAATGTCCTAATTTAGAAACTACAGTCCTTGCAGGTTCTGACTTCTTAGAGCCCAGGGATCTTAGTGATATGTTTCTTCAGCAGATACTTTACAGCTGCGGCGGCATTGTCGCACTGCTAGACGCGGTCAAGCAGAACCTTGATCGTGAGGTACAGGGCAATGGCAAAAGTGCATCGGATAAGAAGTACGCGCGATTCCATATATTGGTAGACACTGGACGTACTGCAGGTTTTGTTGTGCTTAGGATTAGCAAGTGGCTTCTGGAGGTCATCCACGATGATCATGTATTAGCCCAACGTTCGGACAAAGCCCCGGTTTCAGCTGTTAGCATTGCGCTGGATGAGGAAGTGCGTCACTTTCTATCTCATGTCAATGCGGAATCTAATCGCAATGTCTCGAGTGCACACTCTTACTTTGGTAACACTTTAACTAGGAACGTTGACCTAATGAGCGGCTTCGGAGAATATGGACTGAAGGAAGATATACGCTCGCTTCACGCAGCAGCAAACGTATCCTACTCCGATGCCGACACTCTACGGTTGCGCAAGAAGCTAGTTAAGCGTGCAAAAAATGAGCAATCATTAAAGAGTGTGGAGTTGGAAGATTTCATCATACTCAGTCCTTTGGAATCCGAACTTCTTCGCAGATGCGCTTTTGAAATGAGCCATGTGAATGATACCAACATCAAGCTTGCAGTGGTTAAACATACCATGGAAGCTAGTGACGACATTCCATCCTTGCTGATGGTAGATTGGAATAGCATTTTATCGAAAATAAAAGCCAGTGCAGCAGTTACGCACAGTAAAAACGGTCAAAAGGGATCTAACTCAAAGAGTACACAAACAAACGTAAAAAATGAAAGGCCGGTTAATAAAACCCCGGTAACACCCAAGTCACAACAACCAAGCTTGGAACAAAGCAATAGTTTGGGCAACCTCCCACCCGTACCCATGGTTCACCTGGGCAAGCATACGTGGCCTGTGGTTGATGACATGAATTTTGTCAAAGGTCAGAAGGAAATCACTGAGCGTGATCTTACAGTAGTGTCGTCCCAGCTTCGTACTATCCGTGAGAACATTAGGGAGAATGTGCTAGAACTGAATGCTAGGTTGCCCACGATAAACGAGAGACATGGCTACGCTGATACTTTACTAGAGCAATACGAATCCACTGAGCGGTGGGCAACTGTGGTTAACAACTTCTGCAAGGGCCTGAATGACTCAACTGATAACAAGACTccaacaatatatacacataaatCTGCAGCGCCCGTTGTACTTGCTACAAGTGCATCAGAGGCGCGAGCTGCAGCTATGAAAGCTGAAGGAATAGCCGAGGGTGCATACTGCAGTGTATGCTTTATAAATACGGGGAACAACCTCAATCCTATCTTAACGTGCTCGCGTTGCTTCATGTCAGCGCATCGTAACTGCTATGGAGTGAGCCGCAATATGAAACCTGCATATGCTGTCGACTACGTTTGCAGACGTTGCGAGTATGAACGGCGTGGCATGGGAAGCCACTGGCAAACGGCATTCCGCAGTTGCAGCGTAGTATGTGCCATATGTGGACGTGGAGGTGGCGCTCTAAAACGTTGCGAAACAGATGAATGGGCACATGTGTTTTGTCTGCTGGCATTATTGCCAGAAACCAGGTGTATCAACTTTGTTCATATGGAGCCATGGTCAATACAGGGCATAGCCGCATGGCGCCGTGATGTCATTTGCACAGTCTGTGGAGTTGATTGGGGATACGTCATGGGTTGCTCTGATTGCAGTGCAGCAGCACACCCCTTATGTGCTTGGTTACATGGATTTAAATTCATGCCTTCTGCTGCCATGGTATACAGGGCTTATTTATCCAGGGGCCATGGGCTTACACGAGACTTACGTGTAAGGTTACAGTGTAATGGCCATGATCCAGAACGCCAGTGGCATGTATTCATCTCCACACGGAACAAAAGATTTGTAAATCGTGATTCAGCAGCATATCTGTTTGAAGGTCGTGACAAGCGCAAGAAGTCACGTGCTTTAGTTATAGAAGGAATGGCATCTATGGAGTCGTTAGACCTAGTGGACATACGTAGTACATTATGCGACACCAAGCAGTTTATGACAGATAGGCGTTGTGCAGTATGCTTCGGCGGAGGTGGCACCATAGCAACATGTTCACACTGCGATAGAATGGCACATTACTCGTGTTATGTTGAAAACGATCGTGATAGCATTACTACTGACCTGGGATGGGGACCATTGGAATTCATATGTGACCCATGTAGAAACAATGACGAAGAGGCACTTTGCGGTATATGCAGCCAAAACGTAGGACTCCTAAAGCAGGTGCCCACCGAAAATAACCAGCGACTATATATCCACACTATATGTGGCGTATGCTTCCCGCGGGTATTGGTATCATTGTACCGTGGAATACCTGTGGATACAACAGATACTCTTCCATGCACCGTATGCAACTCGGTAGATGGAATGCTACTACAATGCTGTCAAGAGGGCTGTTCTACTATGTTCCATGCGTATTGTGGCTTGGAATCTCGCTACGTTGTAGAGGCGCACTGCATCGATATATCTAGAGGGCCTCAATATGTCGCATTTTGTCAACAACACGCACTAGTTTCCCGTAGTGTGGGCACTAACCTGAAGTTGTTACTACGCCTGCGCATATATCTACAAATGCTGCGCGCCCTAACAACTGACATGGCATCCCAGGATGCAGTAGTACGTGCATGGAGGCGAAAACGCCAAGAACTGCTGAATTTGGAGTGCCCACTAACCGCGCTTATTAACACACGGTTTGATAACTCACATGAATAA
- a CDS encoding Sybindin-like family protein has product MAMLALFITNQHGSLIYYKSLNGKDAFSSNDAIRLASTLHGLSTIAPKLCVPKSNNNSTLLPQPKGITHIESNSFKLQCLETLTGLKICMVSTSQGPSKDHINVILNYVYELYADFVHKCPFHQPDMPVRSELFDDRISAYFKELNA; this is encoded by the exons ATGGCAATGCTCGCGCTATTTATAACAAACCAACACGGCAGCCTGATATACTATAAG AGTCTCAACGGAAAGGACGCGTTCTCGTCAAATGATGCTATCAGACTAGCAAGCACACTGCACGGTTTGTCGACAATAGCGCCTAAACTGTGTGTACCGAAGTCAAATAACAACTCGACACTGCTGCCGCAGCCTAAAG GGATCACACATATAGAGTCAAATTCCTTCAAGCTGCAGTGCTTGGAAACATTAACTG GACTCAAGATATGTATGGTTTCTACTTCACAGGGGCCTTCCAAAGATCATATCAACGTTATACTAAACTACGTTTACGAATTGTATGCGGACTTCGTTCACAAGTGCCCATTCCACCAGCCTGATATGCCAGTGCGCTCTGAGCTGTTTGATGATCGCATATCTGCGTATTTCAAGGAATTGAACGCATAA
- a CDS encoding tRNA synthetases class I family protein gives MAVINVALVVLILNNAVLSYVLQGSQWNLGPSSPSIHIEPCLAGIRKVQLITPPPNLTGDLHIGNALNIVCSDIYLRYCELNKCWVNARFGSDHAGHGLESIINKQVGDNATDEEKVQAALKHCKTMRQNHLNTLQALGVNWLDQGWTLGTQSRNMTLKAFVELYQQGHIKEHLYPTLSVVTSDGLKFLDIADVDFITQNVTLYYIELGLKSKMDEQGVNSVDNTLPTSIKAYCLQPTLLDAAVAVGVPEELWETYKDMVAVIPETNRQLPFIPVKGITDTKFEFVIPGYSERDFQLAWEHGLEIINVTDEYGRMTNCTADIMGMDIETANKYMANRFVADGTIECQIPMKGGSKAYVTPAPQWILDMTAITPYGLRAVEKLKIEPDTRRQLLVQRLQSKHPWCISRNGWWGIQVPIWRISRNKEVHTIAAMSQEDAIAKVAKQIGISPTDLSANGYTVEQDKRTLDTWFTSALWPMWTAENGVVDDIASQLNASSVDHQDTQQPDDGDLDTKDPVLQLDVTRLLYTGYDILHSWVARMLALCTKLNESRLPFDKLVLHGIINDTKGKKMSKSWGNTVTATQFIQSFEQLKGFPDMSKPSKTHTMLQSVFGDDIYYNPLAVAQARLALASAASKANACHDVEAYRGRIKSMLKKLAQLTKYVQMTVDQKGIKSLYDLDGPSKGFITDAVVAGLGRCGSEVGTAIEAFEFRKAVEELEKAVYTYSEYAIPAHRIMFCNDTVLIRQYVALMQLFMPFLPQLLLQMSMPLKLNTTGDLFHWPDYKNVDPYALQGFDAIEDALRQLRRHVLEANTATIITVNPCYKQHLTDAKEYLDHLLKLTYNSVIHYEIEAG, from the exons ATGGCAGTAATAAACGTCGCTTTAGTGGTTTTAATCCTGAATAATGCTGTTTTGTCGTATGTTCTACAAGGTTCGCAATGGAATCTAGGTCCATCGTCACCCAGTATACACATCGAACCATGTCTTGCAG GTATACGAAAAGTGCAACTCATTACACCGCCACCTAATTTGACGGGTGATTTGCATATTGGAAATGCGCTCAATATAGTTTGtagtgatatatatctgaGGTATTGTGAACTTAATAAATGCTGGGTTAATGCAAGGTTTGGCAGTGACCATGCAGGTCATGGCCTAGAAAGCATTATAAACAAGCAAGTGGGAGACAATGCCACTGACGAAGAAAAAGTACAAGCAGCTTTGAAACACTGCAAAACAATGAGGCAAAATCATCTTAACACATTGCAAGCATTAGGAGTTAACTGGTTGGACCAGGGATGGACACTTGGGACCCAAAGCAGAAACATGACACTTAAGGCGTTCGTCGAGTTGTATCAACAGGGCCATATTAAGGAACATTTATATCCAACATTATCAGTAGTCACATCGGATGGGCTAAAGTTCCTGGACATCGCTGATGTGGATTTTATAACTCAGAATGTAACTTTATACTACATCGAGTTGGGCCTTAAATCAAAAATGGATGAACAAGGAGTGAATAGTGTAGATAATACATTGCCTACCTCTATAAAAGCATATTGTCTTCAACCAACATTATTAGACGCAGCAGTTGCGGTGGGCGTGCCTGAGGAACTTTGGGAAACATACAAGGACATGGTTGCTGTTATTCCCGAAACCAATAGGCAACTGCCATTTATACCAGTGAAAGGAATAACTGATACCAAATTTGAATTTGTTATTCCGGGTTACTCCGAACGGGATTTCCAGCTGGCATGGGAGCACGGACTGGAGATTATAAATGTGACAGATGAATATGGCAGGATGACCAACTGTACTGCCGATATCATGGGAATGGATATAGAAACTGCTAACAAGTACATGGCCAATAGATTCGTCGCGGACGGTACAATTGAATGTCAGATACCAATGAAGGGAGGTAGCAAAGCGTATGTAACACCAGCGCCTCAGTGGATTTTAGATATGACAGCCATAACTCCCTATGGACTCCGTGCTGTCGAAAAACTGAAAATAGAACCTGACACAAGGCGACAGCTACTGGTACAAAGGCTACAGTCCAAGCATCCTTGGTGTATAAGCAGAAATGGTTGGTGGGGAATTCAAGTGCCAATATGGCGTATATCAAGGAACAAGGAGGTGCATACAATAGCTGCAATGTCACAAGAAGATGCCATTGCAAAAGTGGCAAAACAGATTGGCATATCACCAACCGATCTGTCTGCAAATGGATATACAGTTGAACAGGATAAGCGAACTTTGGACACATGGTTCACATCAGCATTATGGCCTATGTGGACAGCAGAGAATGGAGTAGTTGACGACATAGCATCTCAGCTTAACGCAAGCTCAGTAGATCACCAAGATACTCAACAACCAGATGATGGCGATCTAGACACAAAAGATCCAGTCTTGCAATTGGACGTCACAAGACTATTGTACACGGGTTACGATATATTGCATAGCTGGGTGGCCCGAATGCTAGCGCTTTGTACCAAACTTAATGAATCAAGATTGCCATTTGACAAATTGGTATTACACGGGATAATCAACGACACAAAGGGCAAGAAGATGAGCAAGTCTTGGGGAAATACAGTTACAGCAACGCAGTTTATACAGTCATTTGAGCAACTTAAAGGATTCCCTGATATGTCCAAACCAAGCAAAACTCATACTATGCTACAGTCCGTATTTGgggatgatatatattacaacccattggcagtaGCACAGGCGAGACTTGCATTAGCATCCGCGGCGTCAAAGGCCAATGCATGCCACGATGTGGAAGCATATAGAGGTCGTATAAAGTCCATGCTCAAGAAATTAGCACAATTAACGAAATATGTCCAGATGACAGTGGATCAAAAAGGAATAAAGTCATTATATGACCTTGATGGACCTAGCAAAGGGTTTATAACGGATGCTGTTGTCGCCGGTTTGGGCAGATGTGGATCTGAAGTAGGCACCGCAATAGAAGCTTTCGAGTTTCGCAAAGCTGTAGAGGAACTTGAGAAAGCTGTATACACCTACTCTGAATATGCGATACCCGCACACCGGATAATGTTCTGCAACGATACGGTGTTGATACGTCAGTATGTTGCATTGATGCAGTTATTCATGCCATTCTTGCCGCAATTGCTCCTGCAGATGTCGATGCCACTGAAACTGAATACAACAGGCGATCTTTTCCATTGGCCAGATTATAAAAATGTGGATCCATATGCTCTCCAAGGTTTCGACGCCATCGAGGATGCATTGCGCCAACTAAGGCGACATGTACTGGAAGCAAATACTGCAACAATTATCACTGTAAACCCATGTTACAAGCAACATTTGACCGACGCCAAGGAATATCTAGATCATCTGCTAAAGCTGACATATAACAGCGTTATACACTATGAAATTGAAGCTGGTTAA
- a CDS encoding putative integral membrane protein, whose protein sequence is MGWRTFGYFFCLTSAFNFVVCQVLTACLRDETQYVNIDPTRVPTARASCIACGVLHFIAMVISIAYLRGYIKYNPFNSTIRYLRSAAGLSPVTGSMRYRKITENGTSMPECSEDVETDSESE, encoded by the coding sequence ATGGGTTGGCGTACATTTGGATATTTCTTTTGCCTAACAAGCGCATTCAACTTCGTGGTTTGTCAAGTACTCACAGCATGTCTTAGGGATGAAACCCAGTATGTCAATATAGATCCAACAAGAGTACCAACCGCGCGCGCATCGTGTATCGCATGTGGCGTGCTACACTTTATCGCAATGGTAATATCAATCGCGTACCTTAGgggatatatcaaatataatCCGTTCAACAGCACGATCCGATACCTGCGCTCAGCTGCGGGATTAAGCCCTGTTACAGGATCGATGAGATACCGCAAAATTACAGAAAACGGTACATCAATGCCAGAGTGCTCTGAAGATGTCGAGACGGACAGCGAATCAGAGTAA
- a CDS encoding phosphatidylinositol 3- and 4-kinase family protein translates to MSSGGLRISQQNYFSTHNALRDVSPGDKGVRYVLHELHGERHGALRLYPFYDVQMVKRMLIKKLNLSGGVSVADLRILYKGVELPNYRTMETYMSKGKTDHRLFWSLREKNPSAGIRRTGIKTTARMDAIINEIALSLKSNIKPKLTMDGTGGTYLMYNKHRKCCAVFKPIDEEAFAPCNPRGYEGTLNHQGFRSGVLSGEGASREVAAYLLDSAYGGVCGVPDTTMVEASHPCFKNSCDERFVKDVASGPKWKPGSLQEFIDCKESSGNYNPALFSVGDVHRIGIFDIRVVNLDRNDGNILVMDMRQCNHECVPGVPSSARYKLIPIDHGLILPDVIDVADMDLVWFEWPQSEIPFSKNELRLIFAYNPDKDAERLRKRLLIRPECLRTMRVSVRLLQIGAAMHLNLKQIARIMCRSDMDDPSDLECMIKRAVEQAYKATEATSVISTRRLGHTLDLISHSVKFASMADDIDHGDSISGDRHADHSNHYGYESSETSSDESFTADHDEAHHVVPAHHSTTHELKYRDIVRTTYRRRRPMQEERSIWVLEDSKGHQIHFEWDQQFEHIFYAIAERMFAKFIQKEHPEWSTYPYNGEGDENFPWSAESGFSIPNTDHLLHLSRPLHGG, encoded by the exons ATGTCTTCCGGTGGGCTTCGTATATCGCAGCAGAACTACTTCAGCACGCATAACGCACTTCGCGATGTATCTCCAGGTGATAAGGGTGTTCGTTATGTGCTCCATGAGCTTCATGGCGAACGCCATGGCGCTTTGCGCCTCTATCCCTTTTACGATGTCCAG ATGGTAAAACGCATGCTAATAAAGAAGCTTAACCTCTCTGGTGGCGTCAGTGTAGCTGACTTGCGCATACTGTACAAGGGAGTGGAGTTGCCTAACTACCGCACTATGGAGACTTATATGAGCAAGGGTAAAACTGACCACCGTTTATTTTGGTCATTGCGTGAAAAGAATCCTAGTGCCGGTATCCGTCGTACAGGTATTAAGACCACTGCTCGTATGGACGCTATCATTAACGAGATTGCATTATCTCTGAAGAGTAACATTAAGCCCAAGTTGACTATGGACGGGACTG GTGGCACTTATTTGATGTACAACAAGCATCGTAAGTGTTGTGCTGTTTTCAAGCCTATTGATGAGGAGGCGTTTGCTCCGTGTAATCCTCGTGGTTACGAGGGTACCTTAAATCACCAGGGGTTCCGTTCCGGGGTTTTATCTGGTGAGGGTGCTAGTCGTGAGGTTGCTGCGTATTTGCTTGATTCTGCTTATGGTGGCGTTTGCGGCGTTCCAGACACTACGATGGTTGAGGCAAGTCATCCGTGCTTCAAGAATTCTTGTGACGAGCGATTTGTCAAGGATGTTGCATCTGGTCCTAAGTGGAAGCCGGGCTCACTCCAGGAGTTCATAGATTGCAAGGAATCCAGCGGTAACTACAATCCGGCACTATTTTCTGTTGGTGATGTTCACCGTATAGGTATATTTGACATTCGTGTGGTTAACCTTGATCGCAATGATGGCAACATTTTAGTGATGGACATGCGCCAGTGCAATCATGAATGCGTTCCTGGCGTTCCATCATCTGCACGTTACAAGTTGATTCCCATAGACCACGGTTTGATTTTACCGGATGTGATTGACGTTGCGGATATGGACCTCGTATGGTTTGAATGGCCTCAATCGGAGATACCCTTTAGTAAGAACGAGTTGAGGTTGATTTTTGCCTACAACCCTGATAAGGATGCCGAGCGCTTACGCAAGCGTTTGCTCATTCGTCCTGAATGTCTTCGTACTATGCGTGTATCAGTACGACTACTACAGATTGGAGCTGCTATGCATTTAAATTTAAAGCAGATTGCGCGCATCATGTGTCGAAGTGATATGGATGACCCATCTGATCTTGAGTGTATGATAAAGAGGGCTGTCGAGCAGGCGTACAAGGCCACTGAAGCGACGTCGGTGATAAGCACTCGTCGACTCGGGCATACCCTGGATCTTATAAGCCATTCCGTAAAGTTCGCATCGATGGCCGATGATATTGACCACGGTGATTCTATTTCTGGCGATCGGCATGCTGATCACTCGAACCATTATGGATATGAATCATCTGAAACATCTTCTGATGAATCCTTCACTGCTGATCACGATGAGGCGCATCACGTAGTACCAGCGCACCACTCGACCACTCACGAGCTCAAGTACCGGGACATTGTACGGACTACGTACCGTCGACGTCGTCCTATGCAGGAGGAGCGTTCCATTTGGGTGCTTGAGGACAGCAAGGGCCACCAAATCCACTTTGAATGGGACCAGCAGTTTGAGCACATTTTCTATGCTATTGCCGAGCGCATGTTTGCAAAGTTCATCCAGAAGGAGCATCCCGAATGGTCCACTTACCCCTACAACGGCGAGGGTGATGAGAACTTCCCATGGTCTGCAGAAAGTGGTTTCTCTATACCAAATACCGACCATTTGCTGCATCTTAGTCGACCACTCCATGGTGGATAG